A genomic segment from Struthio camelus isolate bStrCam1 unplaced genomic scaffold, bStrCam1.hap1 HAP1_SCAFFOLD_113, whole genome shotgun sequence encodes:
- the LOC138065492 gene encoding acetylcholine receptor subunit beta-like, whose translation MAPRGAPAAAALLGALALAAAGPPPEERLLRLLFQNYSASVRPAARPEQRVLVHVGLILAQLVSLDEKNEELTTKVYLDLAWRDPRLRWDPRAHGDVGVLRVPARRLWLPDVGLDNNNDGESGVSLGVGVLGCWGRGAVPGDGDATTGSWGCCWVLGVLGGVLGGAVPSPVTVTVTVTVTVTVTVTTAQQRRGVGGVAGCWGVGVLGARCRPR comes from the exons ATGGCGCCACgcggagcccccgccgccgccgccctgctcggcgccctcgccctcgccg cggccgggcccccccccgaggagcggctgcTCCGGTTGCTCTTCCAGAACTACAGCGCGAGCGTgcggccggcggcccggcccgagcAGCGGGTCCTCGTGCACGTCGGCCTCATCCTGGCCCAGCTCGTCAGCCTC gacgAGAAGAACGAGGAGCTGACGACCAAGGTCTACCTTGACctg GCCTGGCGGGACCCCCGGCTGCGCTGGGACCCCCGGGCGcacggggacgtgggggtccTGCGGGTGCCGGCGCGGCGCCTCTGGCTGCCGGACGTGGGGCTGGACAACAA CAACGACGGGGAGTCGGGGGTGTCGCTGGGTGTTGGggtgttggggtgttgggggcGCGGTGCCGTCcccggtgacggtgacg CAACGACGGGGAGTTGGGGGTGTTgctgggtgttgggggtgttggggggtgtgttggggggcGCGGTGCCGTCcccggtgacggtgacggtgacggtgacggtgacggtgacggtgacggtgacgaCGGCGCAGCAACGACGGGGAGTCGGGGGTGTCGCTGGGTGTTGGggtgttggggtgttgggggcGCGGTGCCGTCcccggtga
- the NLGN2 gene encoding neuroligin-2 isoform X1, protein MLPLLALALWAPALAPAAPPPPPPSSSSSSSSSPPPPPDPRFPVVPTQYGRLRGARRDLSNELLGPVEAFLGVPYAAPPLGPRRWAPPEAPAAWAGVRDATAFGPACPQNLRGGLPALMLPLWFTDNMEAAAAHVARQSEDCLYLNLYVPTEDGLLAKRREDGAAGGAPPDADIRDSGKKPVMLFLHGGSYMEGTGNMFDGSVLAAYGNVIVVTMNYRLGVLGFLSTGDQAAKGNYGLLDQIQALRWLQENVAHFGGDPQRITVFGSGAGAACVSLLILSHHSEGLFQKAIAQSGTAISSWSVNYQPLKYARLLAAKVGCERADTGAAVECLRRQPFRALVDQDVQPARYHVAFGPVVDGDVVPDDPEILMQQGEFLNYDILIGVNQGEGLKFVEDSLESEDGISASYFDFTVSNFVDNLYGYPEGKDILRETIKFMYTDWADRDNGEMRRKTLLALFTDHQWVAPAVATAKLHAEYQSPVYFYTFYHHCQTDARPEWADAAHGDEIPYVFGVPMVGATDLFPCNFSKNDVMLSAVVMTYWTNFAKTGDPNQPVPQDTKFIHTKPNRFEEVVWTKFNSKDKQYLHIGLKPRVRDNYRANKVAFWLELVPHLHNLHELAHTSTTTRLPPAGTRRPPGARPGPGATRRPPASPPPPPAQQQEEEEEEEEADGRRRFAPFPGDSRDYSTELSVTVAVGASLLFLNILAFAALYYKRDKRPEGRGGPRRLSPPRGAANDLLGRPGAEEELVSLQLKQPEGRAEAEAARRPPAGPPDYTLALRRAPDDVPLLAPSAITLVPGGLPALHPFGPFPAAAAAPPAGHNSTLPHPHSTTRV, encoded by the exons atgctgccgctgctggcgctggcgctgtGGGCGCCCGCcctggcccccgccgccccgccgccgccgccgccttcctcctcctcctcctcctcctcctcgccgccgccgccgccggacccccgcttccccgtggtgcccaccCAGTACGGGCggctgcggggcgcccgccgcgaCCTCAGCAACGAGCTGCTGGGCCCGGTGGAGGCCTTCCTGGGGGTGCCCTACGCCGCGCCGCCCCTGggcccccggcgctgggcgcccccCGAGGCGCCGGCCGCCTGGGCCGGGGTGCGCGACGCCACCGCCTTCGGGCCGGCCTGCCCCCAGAACCTGCGCGGGGGGCTGCCCGCCCTCATGCTGCCCCTCTGGTTCACCGACAACatggaggccgccgccgcccacgTGGCCCGGCAGAGCGAGGACTGCCTCTACCTCAACCTCTACGTGCCCACCGAGGACG GTTTGCTCGCCAAAAGGCGCGAggacggcgcggccggcggcgcccccccggACGCAG ACATCCGGGACAGCGGGAAGAAGCCGGTGATGCTCTTCCTGCACGGCGGCTCCTACATGGAGGGGACGGGCAACATGTTCGACGGCAGCGTCCTGGCCGCCTACGGCAACGTCATCGTCGTCACCATGAACTACCGCCTGGGCGTGCTGG GCTTCCTGAGCACGGGCGACCAGGCGGCCAAGGGCAACTACGGGCTGCTGGACCAGATCCAGGCGCTGCGCTGGCTGCAGGAGAACGTGGCCCACTTCGGCGGCGACCCCCAGCGCATCACCGTCTTCGGctccggcgccggcgccgcctgcGTCAGCCTCCTCATCCTCTCCCACCACTCCGAAg GTCTCTTCCAGAAGGCCATCGCGCAGAGCGGCACGGCCATCTCCAGCTGGTCGGTGAACTACCAGCCGCTGAAGTACGCCCGGCTGCTGGCGGCCAAGGTGGGCTGCGAGCGGGCGGACACGGGCGCCGCGGTGGAGTGCCTGCGGCGGCAGCCCTTCCGCGCCCTGGTCGACCAGGACGTGCAGCCCGCCCGCTACCACGTGGCCTTCGGGCCGGTGGTGGACGGCGACGTGGTGCCCGACGACCCCGAGATCCTCATGCAGCAGGGCGAGTTCCTCAACTACGACATCCTCATCGGCGTCAACCAGGGCGAGGGGCTCAAGTTCGTGGAGGACTCGCTGGAGAGCGAGGACGGCATCTCCGCCTCCTACTTCGACTTCACCGTCTCCAACTTCGTGGACAACCTCTACGGCTACCCCGAGGGCAAGGACATCCTGCGCGAGACCATCAAGTTCATGTACACGGACTGGGCCGACCGCGACAACGGCGAGATGCGCCGCAAGACGCTGCTGGCCCTCTTCACCGACCACCAGTGGGTGGCCCCGGCGGTGGCCACGGCCAAGCTCCACGCCGAGTACCAGTCGCCCGTCTACTTCTACACCTTCTACCACCACTGCCAGACGGACGCCCGGCCCGAGTGGGCCGACGCCGCCCACGGCGACGAGATCCCCTACGTCTTCGGGGTGCCCATGGTGGGCGCCACCGACCTCTTCCCCTGCAACTTCTCCAAGAACGACGTGATGCTCAGCGCCGTCGTCATGACCTACTGGACCAACTTCGCCAAGACCGG GGACCCGAACCAGCCGGTGCCGCAGGACACCAAGTTCATCCACACCAAGCCCAACCGCTTCGAGGAGGTCGTGTGGACCAAGTTCAACAGCAAGGACAAGCAGTACCTGCACATCGGCCTCAAGCCCCGCGTGCGCGACAACTACCGGGCCAACAAGGTGGCCTTCTGGCTGGAGCTGGTGCCCCACCTGCACAACCTGCACGAGCTGGCCcacacctccaccaccacccggctgccgcccgccggcacccgccggccccccggcgcccggccgggccccggcgccacccgccgcccgccggcctcgccgcccccgccgcccgcccagcagcaggaggaggaggaggaggaggaggaggccgacgGGCGCCGCCGCTTCGCCCCCTTCCCCGGCGACTCCCGGGACTACTCCACGGAGCTGAGCGTCACCGTGGCCGTGGgcgcctccctcctcttcctcaacatcCTGGCCTTCGCCGCCCTCTACTACAAGCGGGACAAGCGGCCcgagggccggggggggccgcggcggctcaGCCCGCCCCGGGGGGCCGCCAACGACCTGCTGGGCCGGCCCGGggccgaggaggagctggtgtcgctgcagctgaagcagcccgagggccgggccgaggcggaggcggcgcggcgcccgccggccggcccgccggACTACACGCTGGCCCTGCGGCGGGCGCCCGACGACGTGCCGCTGCTGGCGCCCAGCGCCATCACCCTGGTGCCGGGGGGGCTGCCGGCCCTGCACCCCTtcggccccttccccgccgccgccgccgccccccccgccggccaTAACAGCACCCTGCCCCATCCCCACTCCACCACCCGCGTATag
- the NLGN2 gene encoding neuroligin-2 isoform X2 produces MLPLLALALWAPALAPAAPPPPPPSSSSSSSSSPPPPPDPRFPVVPTQYGRLRGARRDLSNELLGPVEAFLGVPYAAPPLGPRRWAPPEAPAAWAGVRDATAFGPACPQNLRGGLPALMLPLWFTDNMEAAAAHVARQSEDCLYLNLYVPTEDDIRDSGKKPVMLFLHGGSYMEGTGNMFDGSVLAAYGNVIVVTMNYRLGVLGFLSTGDQAAKGNYGLLDQIQALRWLQENVAHFGGDPQRITVFGSGAGAACVSLLILSHHSEGLFQKAIAQSGTAISSWSVNYQPLKYARLLAAKVGCERADTGAAVECLRRQPFRALVDQDVQPARYHVAFGPVVDGDVVPDDPEILMQQGEFLNYDILIGVNQGEGLKFVEDSLESEDGISASYFDFTVSNFVDNLYGYPEGKDILRETIKFMYTDWADRDNGEMRRKTLLALFTDHQWVAPAVATAKLHAEYQSPVYFYTFYHHCQTDARPEWADAAHGDEIPYVFGVPMVGATDLFPCNFSKNDVMLSAVVMTYWTNFAKTGDPNQPVPQDTKFIHTKPNRFEEVVWTKFNSKDKQYLHIGLKPRVRDNYRANKVAFWLELVPHLHNLHELAHTSTTTRLPPAGTRRPPGARPGPGATRRPPASPPPPPAQQQEEEEEEEEADGRRRFAPFPGDSRDYSTELSVTVAVGASLLFLNILAFAALYYKRDKRPEGRGGPRRLSPPRGAANDLLGRPGAEEELVSLQLKQPEGRAEAEAARRPPAGPPDYTLALRRAPDDVPLLAPSAITLVPGGLPALHPFGPFPAAAAAPPAGHNSTLPHPHSTTRV; encoded by the exons atgctgccgctgctggcgctggcgctgtGGGCGCCCGCcctggcccccgccgccccgccgccgccgccgccttcctcctcctcctcctcctcctcctcgccgccgccgccgccggacccccgcttccccgtggtgcccaccCAGTACGGGCggctgcggggcgcccgccgcgaCCTCAGCAACGAGCTGCTGGGCCCGGTGGAGGCCTTCCTGGGGGTGCCCTACGCCGCGCCGCCCCTGggcccccggcgctgggcgcccccCGAGGCGCCGGCCGCCTGGGCCGGGGTGCGCGACGCCACCGCCTTCGGGCCGGCCTGCCCCCAGAACCTGCGCGGGGGGCTGCCCGCCCTCATGCTGCCCCTCTGGTTCACCGACAACatggaggccgccgccgcccacgTGGCCCGGCAGAGCGAGGACTGCCTCTACCTCAACCTCTACGTGCCCACCGAGGACG ACATCCGGGACAGCGGGAAGAAGCCGGTGATGCTCTTCCTGCACGGCGGCTCCTACATGGAGGGGACGGGCAACATGTTCGACGGCAGCGTCCTGGCCGCCTACGGCAACGTCATCGTCGTCACCATGAACTACCGCCTGGGCGTGCTGG GCTTCCTGAGCACGGGCGACCAGGCGGCCAAGGGCAACTACGGGCTGCTGGACCAGATCCAGGCGCTGCGCTGGCTGCAGGAGAACGTGGCCCACTTCGGCGGCGACCCCCAGCGCATCACCGTCTTCGGctccggcgccggcgccgcctgcGTCAGCCTCCTCATCCTCTCCCACCACTCCGAAg GTCTCTTCCAGAAGGCCATCGCGCAGAGCGGCACGGCCATCTCCAGCTGGTCGGTGAACTACCAGCCGCTGAAGTACGCCCGGCTGCTGGCGGCCAAGGTGGGCTGCGAGCGGGCGGACACGGGCGCCGCGGTGGAGTGCCTGCGGCGGCAGCCCTTCCGCGCCCTGGTCGACCAGGACGTGCAGCCCGCCCGCTACCACGTGGCCTTCGGGCCGGTGGTGGACGGCGACGTGGTGCCCGACGACCCCGAGATCCTCATGCAGCAGGGCGAGTTCCTCAACTACGACATCCTCATCGGCGTCAACCAGGGCGAGGGGCTCAAGTTCGTGGAGGACTCGCTGGAGAGCGAGGACGGCATCTCCGCCTCCTACTTCGACTTCACCGTCTCCAACTTCGTGGACAACCTCTACGGCTACCCCGAGGGCAAGGACATCCTGCGCGAGACCATCAAGTTCATGTACACGGACTGGGCCGACCGCGACAACGGCGAGATGCGCCGCAAGACGCTGCTGGCCCTCTTCACCGACCACCAGTGGGTGGCCCCGGCGGTGGCCACGGCCAAGCTCCACGCCGAGTACCAGTCGCCCGTCTACTTCTACACCTTCTACCACCACTGCCAGACGGACGCCCGGCCCGAGTGGGCCGACGCCGCCCACGGCGACGAGATCCCCTACGTCTTCGGGGTGCCCATGGTGGGCGCCACCGACCTCTTCCCCTGCAACTTCTCCAAGAACGACGTGATGCTCAGCGCCGTCGTCATGACCTACTGGACCAACTTCGCCAAGACCGG GGACCCGAACCAGCCGGTGCCGCAGGACACCAAGTTCATCCACACCAAGCCCAACCGCTTCGAGGAGGTCGTGTGGACCAAGTTCAACAGCAAGGACAAGCAGTACCTGCACATCGGCCTCAAGCCCCGCGTGCGCGACAACTACCGGGCCAACAAGGTGGCCTTCTGGCTGGAGCTGGTGCCCCACCTGCACAACCTGCACGAGCTGGCCcacacctccaccaccacccggctgccgcccgccggcacccgccggccccccggcgcccggccgggccccggcgccacccgccgcccgccggcctcgccgcccccgccgcccgcccagcagcaggaggaggaggaggaggaggaggaggccgacgGGCGCCGCCGCTTCGCCCCCTTCCCCGGCGACTCCCGGGACTACTCCACGGAGCTGAGCGTCACCGTGGCCGTGGgcgcctccctcctcttcctcaacatcCTGGCCTTCGCCGCCCTCTACTACAAGCGGGACAAGCGGCCcgagggccggggggggccgcggcggctcaGCCCGCCCCGGGGGGCCGCCAACGACCTGCTGGGCCGGCCCGGggccgaggaggagctggtgtcgctgcagctgaagcagcccgagggccgggccgaggcggaggcggcgcggcgcccgccggccggcccgccggACTACACGCTGGCCCTGCGGCGGGCGCCCGACGACGTGCCGCTGCTGGCGCCCAGCGCCATCACCCTGGTGCCGGGGGGGCTGCCGGCCCTGCACCCCTtcggccccttccccgccgccgccgccgccccccccgccggccaTAACAGCACCCTGCCCCATCCCCACTCCACCACCCGCGTATag
- the LOC138065506 gene encoding basic proline-rich protein-like produces GGGDGGGGAGRFRRRRGAAAAGGALHRAPRSSGALRVLQDPPGPPGTPPLLQGPSSVLQDPLGTPPSPPGPFGDTLQSSRNTPQSSRDTLQSSRALWGHPPVLQEHPSVLQGPLGTPLQFSRLPPVLQGHPSVLQEHSSVLQHPLGTPPSPLGTPLVLQGPLETPSSPPGTPLVLQGPLGTLLQSFRPFLVLQRPSPSPPGPLGNTLQSSRDPSSPPGPLGDTPPVLQALPSPPGTPSVLQGPLETPSNPPGTPLVLQSPLGTLHQSFRPFLVLQRPSPSPPGPLGNTLQSCRDPSSPPGPLGDPLQPFRPFLVLQGPLQSSRALWGHPPVLQGPPWSSRALWGHPPVLQGPLQSSRAPWGPPPVLQALPSPPRTPPQSSNTPWRTPPSPPGPPPAAPAPQAPLTLRPRPPQQLPQAAAGPGQQLGGGVRVWGGGTKASPPPNKAPPPHPAPTRPPRRRPSCASSPRPSSSSSASAPPGQRPPPPPAAAAGAKGAAMAGGGRAAAPLPRPSPPGAAL; encoded by the coding sequence GGTGGCGGTGATGGCGGCGGTGGTGCCGGGCGCtttcggcggcggcggggggcagcggcggcggggggggccctgCACAGAGCCCCGCGGTCCTCCGGGGCCCTCCGGGTCCTCCAAGACCCCCCCGgtcctcccgggacccccccactcCTCCAGGGACCCTCCTCAGTCCTCCAGgaccccttggggaccccccccagtCCTCCAGGGCCCTTTGGGGACACCCTCCAGTCCTCCAGGAACACCCCTCAGTCCTCCAGGGACACCCTTCAGTCCTCCAGGGCCCTTTGGGGACACCCTCCAGTCCTCCAGGAACACCCCTCAGTCCTCCAGggccccttggggacaccccTCCAGTTCTCCAGGCTCCCCCCAGTCCTCCAGGGACACCCTTCAGTCCTCCAGGAACACTCCTCAGTCCTCCAGcaccccttggggacaccccCCAGCCCTCTAGGGACCCCCTTAGTCCTCCAGGGCCCCTTGGAAACACCCTCCAGTCCTCCAGGGACCCCCTTGGTCCTCCAGGGCCCCTTGGGGACACTCCTCCAGTCCTTCAGGCCCTTCCTAGTCCTCCAGAGACCCTCCCCCAGTCCTCCAGGGCCCCTTGGAAACACCCTCCAATCCTCCAGGGACCCCTCCAGTCCTCCAGGGCCCCTTGGGGACACTCCACCAGTCCTTCAGGCCCTTCCTAGTCCTCCAGGGACCCCTTCAGTCCTCCAGGGCCCCTTGGAAACACCCTCCAATCCTCCAGGGACCCCCTTGGTCCTCCAGAGCCCCTTGGGGACACTCCACCAGTCCTTCAGGCCCTTCCTAGTCCTCCAGAGACCCTCCCCCAGTCCTCCAGGGCCCCTTGGAAACACCCTCCAGTCCTGCAGGGACCCCTCCAGTCCTCCAGGGCCCCTTGGGGACCCCCTCCAGCCCTTCAGGCCCTTCCTAGTCCTCCAGGGACCCCTTCAGTCCTCCAGGGCCCTCTGGGGACACCCTCCAGTCCTCCAGGGACCCCCTTGGTCCTCCAGGGCCCTCTGGGGACACCCTCCAGTCCTGCAGGGACCCCTCCAGTCCTCCAGGGCCCCTTGGGGACCCCCTCCAGTCCTTCAGGCCCTTCCTAGTCCTCCAAGGACCCCCCCTCAGTCCTCCAACACCCCTTGgcggaccccccccagccctccaggcccccccccagcagctcccgccccCCAGGCCCCGCTCaccctgcggccgcggcccccccagcagctcccgcaggcagcagcaggcccaggacagcagctgggggggggggtcagagtgtggggggggggcaccaaagcctcccccccccccaacaaagcaccccccccccaccccgcgcccacCAGGCCGCCGAGGCGGAGGCCGAGCTGCGCCAGCAgccccaggcccagcagcagcagcagcgcctcggcgcccccggggcagcggccgccgccgccaccggccgccgccgccggggccaaGGGGGCCGCcatggccggggggggccgcgccgccgcccccctcccccgcccctccccgcccggcgccgcACTGTga
- the NLGN2 gene encoding neuroligin-2 isoform X3: MLPLLALALWAPALAPAAPPPPPPSSSSSSSSSPPPPPDPRFPVVPTQYGRLRGARRDLSNELLGPVEAFLGVPYAAPPLGPRRWAPPEAPAAWAGVRDATAFGPACPQNLRGGLPALMLPLWFTDNMEAAAAHVARQSEDCLYLNLYVPTEDGLLAKRREDGAAGGAPPDADIRDSGKKPVMLFLHGGSYMEGTGNMFDGSVLAAYGNVIVVTMNYRLGVLGFLSTGDQAAKGNYGLLDQIQALRWLQENVAHFGGDPQRITVFGSGAGAACVSLLILSHHSEGLFQKAIAQSGTAISSWSVNYQPLKYARLLAAKQGEFLNYDILIGVNQGEGLKFVEDSLESEDGISASYFDFTVSNFVDNLYGYPEGKDILRETIKFMYTDWADRDNGEMRRKTLLALFTDHQWVAPAVATAKLHAEYQSPVYFYTFYHHCQTDARPEWADAAHGDEIPYVFGVPMVGATDLFPCNFSKNDVMLSAVVMTYWTNFAKTGDPNQPVPQDTKFIHTKPNRFEEVVWTKFNSKDKQYLHIGLKPRVRDNYRANKVAFWLELVPHLHNLHELAHTSTTTRLPPAGTRRPPGARPGPGATRRPPASPPPPPAQQQEEEEEEEEADGRRRFAPFPGDSRDYSTELSVTVAVGASLLFLNILAFAALYYKRDKRPEGRGGPRRLSPPRGAANDLLGRPGAEEELVSLQLKQPEGRAEAEAARRPPAGPPDYTLALRRAPDDVPLLAPSAITLVPGGLPALHPFGPFPAAAAAPPAGHNSTLPHPHSTTRV; encoded by the exons atgctgccgctgctggcgctggcgctgtGGGCGCCCGCcctggcccccgccgccccgccgccgccgccgccttcctcctcctcctcctcctcctcctcgccgccgccgccgccggacccccgcttccccgtggtgcccaccCAGTACGGGCggctgcggggcgcccgccgcgaCCTCAGCAACGAGCTGCTGGGCCCGGTGGAGGCCTTCCTGGGGGTGCCCTACGCCGCGCCGCCCCTGggcccccggcgctgggcgcccccCGAGGCGCCGGCCGCCTGGGCCGGGGTGCGCGACGCCACCGCCTTCGGGCCGGCCTGCCCCCAGAACCTGCGCGGGGGGCTGCCCGCCCTCATGCTGCCCCTCTGGTTCACCGACAACatggaggccgccgccgcccacgTGGCCCGGCAGAGCGAGGACTGCCTCTACCTCAACCTCTACGTGCCCACCGAGGACG GTTTGCTCGCCAAAAGGCGCGAggacggcgcggccggcggcgcccccccggACGCAG ACATCCGGGACAGCGGGAAGAAGCCGGTGATGCTCTTCCTGCACGGCGGCTCCTACATGGAGGGGACGGGCAACATGTTCGACGGCAGCGTCCTGGCCGCCTACGGCAACGTCATCGTCGTCACCATGAACTACCGCCTGGGCGTGCTGG GCTTCCTGAGCACGGGCGACCAGGCGGCCAAGGGCAACTACGGGCTGCTGGACCAGATCCAGGCGCTGCGCTGGCTGCAGGAGAACGTGGCCCACTTCGGCGGCGACCCCCAGCGCATCACCGTCTTCGGctccggcgccggcgccgcctgcGTCAGCCTCCTCATCCTCTCCCACCACTCCGAAg GTCTCTTCCAGAAGGCCATCGCGCAGAGCGGCACGGCCATCTCCAGCTGGTCGGTGAACTACCAGCCGCTGAAGTACGCCCGGCTGCTGGCGGCCAAG CAGGGCGAGTTCCTCAACTACGACATCCTCATCGGCGTCAACCAGGGCGAGGGGCTCAAGTTCGTGGAGGACTCGCTGGAGAGCGAGGACGGCATCTCCGCCTCCTACTTCGACTTCACCGTCTCCAACTTCGTGGACAACCTCTACGGCTACCCCGAGGGCAAGGACATCCTGCGCGAGACCATCAAGTTCATGTACACGGACTGGGCCGACCGCGACAACGGCGAGATGCGCCGCAAGACGCTGCTGGCCCTCTTCACCGACCACCAGTGGGTGGCCCCGGCGGTGGCCACGGCCAAGCTCCACGCCGAGTACCAGTCGCCCGTCTACTTCTACACCTTCTACCACCACTGCCAGACGGACGCCCGGCCCGAGTGGGCCGACGCCGCCCACGGCGACGAGATCCCCTACGTCTTCGGGGTGCCCATGGTGGGCGCCACCGACCTCTTCCCCTGCAACTTCTCCAAGAACGACGTGATGCTCAGCGCCGTCGTCATGACCTACTGGACCAACTTCGCCAAGACCGG GGACCCGAACCAGCCGGTGCCGCAGGACACCAAGTTCATCCACACCAAGCCCAACCGCTTCGAGGAGGTCGTGTGGACCAAGTTCAACAGCAAGGACAAGCAGTACCTGCACATCGGCCTCAAGCCCCGCGTGCGCGACAACTACCGGGCCAACAAGGTGGCCTTCTGGCTGGAGCTGGTGCCCCACCTGCACAACCTGCACGAGCTGGCCcacacctccaccaccacccggctgccgcccgccggcacccgccggccccccggcgcccggccgggccccggcgccacccgccgcccgccggcctcgccgcccccgccgcccgcccagcagcaggaggaggaggaggaggaggaggaggccgacgGGCGCCGCCGCTTCGCCCCCTTCCCCGGCGACTCCCGGGACTACTCCACGGAGCTGAGCGTCACCGTGGCCGTGGgcgcctccctcctcttcctcaacatcCTGGCCTTCGCCGCCCTCTACTACAAGCGGGACAAGCGGCCcgagggccggggggggccgcggcggctcaGCCCGCCCCGGGGGGCCGCCAACGACCTGCTGGGCCGGCCCGGggccgaggaggagctggtgtcgctgcagctgaagcagcccgagggccgggccgaggcggaggcggcgcggcgcccgccggccggcccgccggACTACACGCTGGCCCTGCGGCGGGCGCCCGACGACGTGCCGCTGCTGGCGCCCAGCGCCATCACCCTGGTGCCGGGGGGGCTGCCGGCCCTGCACCCCTtcggccccttccccgccgccgccgccgccccccccgccggccaTAACAGCACCCTGCCCCATCCCCACTCCACCACCCGCGTATag
- the TMEM256 gene encoding transmembrane protein 256, with protein MAGAAGGWVRVGALSGAAAVAAAAYGAHGFRRSDRDEYQKELYETANRYHVLHSLALLALPRCRHPALAGTLLCGGLGLFCGPFYYQAVTGDPGLSRAAPVGGSLLILGWLAMAL; from the exons AtggcgggagcggcgggcggctgGGTGCGGGTCGGGGCGCTCAGCGGcgccgcggcggtggcggcggcggcctaCGGGGCCCACG gtttCCGCCGCAGCGACCGGGACGAGTACCAGAAGGAg CTCTACGAGACGGCGAACCGGTACCACGTGCTGCACAGcctggcgctgctggcgctgccccgctgccgccaccccgcCCTG gccggcACCCTGCTCTGCGGGGGGCTGGGGCTCTTCTGCGGCCCCTTCTACTACCAGGCGGTGACGGGCGACCCCGGGCTGAGCCGCGCCGCCCCCGTCGGCGGCTCCCTCCTCATCCTCGGCTGGCTCGCCATGGCCCtctga